GGAGCGGACGGCGAGCGTGCGCCGTACGCGGTTCTCGTCGTCACGGTCGACCAGGTCGTCAAGGACCGCGACGGCGTCGCGACCGGCAACACCATCGCCATCCCCGTACGCCTCGACGGCGACGACCTCGCGTCCTACGAGGAGCGCGCTCCCGAGGGATCCAACGTGGCGTTCCTCGGCGGTGAGGACGTCGGGCTCTCGATGTTCGGTGGTCCCGGTGAGGCGGCGATCGACAACCCGGACGCAGGCTCCGGCGACGGCAGCGCCCTCCTGTGGGGCGAGGTGCAGGGCGTGATCGTCGAGACCGGCTCGGGCGAGCTCCTCAACGCCGACTCGTACGCTCGCGGCGCCTTGTGGTCCGAGATCGCCGAGCTCCCGGCGGGTGAGCAGTTCGGCATGCTCGCGCAACGGCTGATGGCCGTACGCGGCTGAGTGACGGACGGCGGCGCGCGCCTACGGCAGCAGGGCGAGCACCTCGGCGGCGGCGCGCTCGCCTGACGCGATCGCGCCGTCGACGTAGCCGCACCACCGCTCGGCGGTCTCCGTCCCGGCCCAGTGGATGCGCCCGACCGGCGTACGGAGCGCGGAGCCGACCTGCGTCCACGCACCCGGCGGCAGGTGGGCGCCGTAGCAACCGCGGGTCCACTCCTCGGCAGTCCAGTCCTTCGCGAGATAGCCGACCGGCTCCATCGCCTTCGGGCCGAGATGGCTCGCCAGCCCGCGCAGCACCGCGTCACGCGCGCGGTCGGCGTCCATCGACCCCAACCGTACGGAGTCCTCGCCGTCGACGAGCACGGTCAGGACGCCGTACGGGCTGTCGGACGGGTTCGTGTCGAAGACGACCTTGGTCGGGCCCTGGTCCGTCGTGATCTCGCCGGACAGCGCCGCATCGCGCCAGAACGGTCGCCGATAGACGACGTGGACCTTCACGATGCTGCCGTGCGGCATCCGTTGGGTGAGGAGCGTCCGGTCCTGCGGGAGCCCGGGGAGGTAGTCGATGCTCGAGGCCAGCGCCGGCGGCACGGTGACGACGACCCGGTGCGCCGTGGTCGCGCCCGACTCGCTGTGGACCGAGACACCGTCCTCGTCGTGGAGGATCGTGCTGACCGGCTCGTAGAGGCGTACCCACTGGCCGAGGCCCTCGGCGAGCCGCTCGGCGACCTGCTGCATGCCGCCGACGACGCGTGCGTCCTGGGCCCCGCCACCCGTCGTCAGGAGGTGGAGCAATCCACCGCCGGACCGTGCGTAGAACAGCACGTGCAGGAGCGAGACGTTCTGGGGGGCGGTCGCCAGCACCGCCTCGCACGCCAGCCGGAAGTAGTCGCGGCCCTTGATCGTGAGGCAGGTCCGCCGGATCCAGCTCTCGAAGGTCTGCGCGTCGTAGCGGGTGGCGTGCTCGCCGCGCCACGGTGCCTCGACGTCGACCTTCTCCGCGGCTGCCGAGAACCGGAGCATCCCCTGCGCGACGTCGGCGGTGGTGACGGGGTCGAACGGCCGGGCCGCGTCGGTGTAGCGCCGCGCCTTGCCGCGCATCGTCATCAGTGCGTCGCCGGGGCGGGTCTGGGGCGCCGTGGTGAGTCCGAAGCGCGCCAGCTCGGCGAGCAGGAGGTCCTGGTCAGGAGCGACCCAGCCGGCGCCGGAGTCGACGAGCAGGTCCGGGAGCGGCTGGGACTCGGCCTCGACGGCCGGCACGGGCTCGGTGAGCGTACGCCCGCCCACCCGGCCGCGCGCCTCGAGCACGACGACGGTTCGACCGGCGGCGCGGACACGGTCCGCCGCCACCAGCCCGGAGACCCCGGCTCCGACCACGACCACATCCACGTTCGCCACGCGACGATCCTATGCAGGTGCGGCTGCCGCCCGCTGGGCGCTCGCGCGTCCGGGCTCAGGCCTCGCGATCACGAGGCTGCACCAGACCTGCCTCGTACGCGAGGACGACGAGCTGCGCACGGTCGCGCACCCCGGTCTTGGTCATCGCGCGGCTCACGTGCGTCTTCGCCGTGGTCGGGCTGATCACGAGGTGCTGGGCGATCTCGTCGTTGCTGAGTCCGCGGCCGACGAGCGCCACGACCTCGCGCTCGCGGTTGGTGAGGGCGTCGAGCGTCTCCGTCTCCACCACGTCGGCGGGGCGGGCCACGAACTCGCTGATCAGGCTTCGCGTGACACCGGGCGACAGGAGCGCGTCGCCGTCAGCCACGACCCGCAGCGCCTGGATCAGGTCGGCCGGCGCCGTGTCCTTCACGAGGAACCCGCTCGCCCCGGCCCGGAGAGCGTCGAAGACGTACTCGTCGAGCCCGTAGTTGGTGAGGATCACCACGCGTACGGCGGCCAGGCGCGGGTCCGCGACGATGCGCCGCGTGGCCTCGATGCCGTCGAGCACGGGCATCTGGACGTCCATGAGGACGAGGTCGGGCCGCTCCTCGAGGGCGACGGCCAGGGCGCGCTCGCCGTCGCCGGCCTCGCCGACGACCTCGATGGAGTCCTCCGCGTCGAGCAGCGCGCGCAGCCCCGTACGGATCAGGGGCTGGTCGTCGACGAGCAGCACCCGGATCACGAGGACGCCTCGGCCTCGCGGGTGAGGGGCAGGTGCGCGACGACCGAGAAGCCGCCGTCCGGTCGGCGCCCGGCGCTGAGATGCCCGCCGAGCGCGTTCGTCCGCTCGCGCATCCCGATCAGTCCCAGCCCCGGCCGGGCGGCCGCGGTGGGCGGACCGGGCCGCCCGTCGTCGTCCACGCGGACGGTCACCGCGTCCGCGGCGTACTCCACGACGACACGGGCCTCGGTCGCACCGGCGTGCCGCGCGACGTTCGTGAGGGCCTCCTGCACGATCCGGTACGCCGCAGAGTCGACGTCTGCGGGCACGAGCCGACGGGTCCCCGAGACGCGCAGCAACGGTTCGATGCCCGTGTGGCTGCTGCGGGCGATCAGGCGGGGGAGGTCGTCCAGGCCGTACCCGTTCGCGTGGTCGTCGCGGCGCAGGACGCCGAGCGTCTCGCGCAGCTCGCGCGACGCGTCGCCGGCCGCCTCCTGGATCGCCGCGAGCGCGACCGGCACCTCCTCGCCGCGCTTGCGCGCCAGGTGCGCGGCGACCCCGGCCTGCATCGTCACGACCGAGATGCTGTGGGTCAGCGAGTCGTGCAGCTCGCGGGCGATGCGCAGCTGCTCCTCGGCGACACGACGCCGCAGCACCTCCTCGCGCACGCGCTCGGCCTCCGCGAGCCGTTCTTCGAGCGCCGTCATCCGCGCCCGCCACTGGTATGCGGCGGCGACGGCCACGAAGCCCGAGACCATCCAGCCCGCCGCGTAGAAGCGTCTCCACCCTCGGTCTGTACGCACCCACGCACTGTAGGCGACGAACGGGCCGGTCCACATCCGCCGAGTGGTGCACGCCCGACGTCATCCCGGGGGAGTACGTGGCGCTCGCGCGCACCCCGTACGAGGGCCGTCGAAGTGCCGTCTCCCGGACGACGCGCCGGACCCCACCCGAGGCAGAGCCTGGAGCTCCGACGAACAGAGGAGGACGTCATGGGTGACGAATCCGCGGAGCCGGCGATCGAGACGGTGGGGCTGAGGAGGTCCTTCGGCGCGACGTGCGCCGTCGACGGCCTGGACCTCACCGTCCCGCACGGAGGTGTCTACGGGCTGCTCGGCCCGAACGGCGCGGGCAAGACGACGACAGTCCGGCTGCTGGCCACGCTCCTGCGCCCCGACGAGGGATCGGCCCGGGTGCTCGGTCACGACGTGGTCGCCGACCCGATGGCGATCCGGCGTGACATCGCCCTGACCGGGCAGTTCGCCTCGGTCGACGCCGACCTCACCGGAGCGGAGAACCTGATCCTCCAGTGCGGTCTGCTCGGACGCTCCCGTCGCGCAGCACGCGAACGCACCGAGGAGCTGCTGGCCGCCTTCGGGCTGGAGGACGCGGCGGATCGACTCGTACGGACCTACTCGGGCGGGATGCAGCGGCGTCTCGACGTCGCCGCGAGCCTGGTGCGTACGCCCCGCCTCCTGTTCCTCGACGAGCCCACGACCGGGCTCGACCCGCGGAGCCGACGGCAGGTCTGGGACGTCGTACGCGAGCTGGTGGCGCGCGGGACGACCGTGGTGCTCACCACGCAGTACCTCGACGAGGCCGACCAGCTGGCCGACCGGATCGGTGTCGTCGCGCGGGGTCGCCTCGTCGCCGCGGACACGCCGGACGCGCTGAAGCGTTCGGTGGGCGGTGACGTCCTCGAGATCCGCGTCGCGGCGGTGTCGGAGGCGCCGCGCGTCGCCGAGGTGCTCGCCGGCTTCGTCGACTCAGGGACACCGGCGTGGTCGGCGAGCGACGACGGTACGGCGGTGCTGTCGGTGCCGTTGACGGTCCCGGTCCGGCGGGTCCTCGACGCCGTCGGCGACGCAGGGACGACGTTGGCCGGCTTCGACGTCCGCCGCCCCACGCTCGACGAGGTGTTCCTCGCGCTGACCGACGAG
Above is a genomic segment from Mumia sp. Pv4-285 containing:
- a CDS encoding response regulator: MIRVLLVDDQPLIRTGLRALLDAEDSIEVVGEAGDGERALAVALEERPDLVLMDVQMPVLDGIEATRRIVADPRLAAVRVVILTNYGLDEYVFDALRAGASGFLVKDTAPADLIQALRVVADGDALLSPGVTRSLISEFVARPADVVETETLDALTNREREVVALVGRGLSNDEIAQHLVISPTTAKTHVSRAMTKTGVRDRAQLVVLAYEAGLVQPRDREA
- a CDS encoding ATP-binding cassette domain-containing protein, translating into MGDESAEPAIETVGLRRSFGATCAVDGLDLTVPHGGVYGLLGPNGAGKTTTVRLLATLLRPDEGSARVLGHDVVADPMAIRRDIALTGQFASVDADLTGAENLILQCGLLGRSRRAARERTEELLAAFGLEDAADRLVRTYSGGMQRRLDVAASLVRTPRLLFLDEPTTGLDPRSRRQVWDVVRELVARGTTVVLTTQYLDEADQLADRIGVVARGRLVAADTPDALKRSVGGDVLEIRVAAVSEAPRVAEVLAGFVDSGTPAWSASDDGTAVLSVPLTVPVRRVLDAVGDAGTTLAGFDVRRPTLDEVFLALTDEAVPA
- a CDS encoding flavin monoamine oxidase family protein — translated: MANVDVVVVGAGVSGLVAADRVRAAGRTVVVLEARGRVGGRTLTEPVPAVEAESQPLPDLLVDSGAGWVAPDQDLLLAELARFGLTTAPQTRPGDALMTMRGKARRYTDAARPFDPVTTADVAQGMLRFSAAAEKVDVEAPWRGEHATRYDAQTFESWIRRTCLTIKGRDYFRLACEAVLATAPQNVSLLHVLFYARSGGGLLHLLTTGGGAQDARVVGGMQQVAERLAEGLGQWVRLYEPVSTILHDEDGVSVHSESGATTAHRVVVTVPPALASSIDYLPGLPQDRTLLTQRMPHGSIVKVHVVYRRPFWRDAALSGEITTDQGPTKVVFDTNPSDSPYGVLTVLVDGEDSVRLGSMDADRARDAVLRGLASHLGPKAMEPVGYLAKDWTAEEWTRGCYGAHLPPGAWTQVGSALRTPVGRIHWAGTETAERWCGYVDGAIASGERAAAEVLALLP
- a CDS encoding sensor histidine kinase, which codes for MRTDRGWRRFYAAGWMVSGFVAVAAAYQWRARMTALEERLAEAERVREEVLRRRVAEEQLRIARELHDSLTHSISVVTMQAGVAAHLARKRGEEVPVALAAIQEAAGDASRELRETLGVLRRDDHANGYGLDDLPRLIARSSHTGIEPLLRVSGTRRLVPADVDSAAYRIVQEALTNVARHAGATEARVVVEYAADAVTVRVDDDGRPGPPTAAARPGLGLIGMRERTNALGGHLSAGRRPDGGFSVVAHLPLTREAEASS